The Silene latifolia isolate original U9 population chromosome Y, ASM4854445v1, whole genome shotgun sequence sequence AAActgattaacctaccttttagcatactccgtaAGCAATCCGGCTAAAaataatcttccacaaaaaccgtcacctaaatataataattaaatatatttaattactaactaatcttattaaattaaatacgaattaattaattaaataaaaacccgtcttaagacCTACCCTAAAACCCGACTCAACAACACTACAACCCACCACCATTAACACCACTGTGACCCACCTCATTCCGGACACCACTCGAGCATCCACTAGGGTCCGCCACCCAAACAACAACCTTAATAACAACAACCACAAgcaacaacaaacaccaacaaGCAACAACAGCAACTCACAACTCTTATacaccaacaccaccacctcCATGAGCCGCCACTGCCAGCACCGTACACCACCGTGGCCTCCCCTGACCATGGTGGACCCAACCGCCCATCTAGACACCAACCATGGCCGCCATATCCcccaacacgacaacaacaatcaacaactaACAAAGAATAACCAATCCTGTATGCCCTTCAAAACCCACTACTTTTGATCACCTACGGCCACCCATTCCGCCACCCATGACCACCACTATAACCCTCACTCAACCCTCGATAAAACCCACCCAAGTTCAGCCCAAGATAGTCACAAAAGGTGggtcaaaaatccgtcttaagaagGTCGcataacaacaacaaataactAAATAATACACGGTTAAACACGTTTTGGTGGTCAACGgggtggtcaacgacggtcagaggtgagtcggggtcaaggcgggtcaatggtcttaattaaataatataaatgctAGTTTAAGATGGTATTACCTTACgaactcgaggcggagggacaaaatctccctttttcttcctttttctctcttcctctcatctctcATGTTTTATGTGGATTTTGTTGAGATTTTGTGGTGAGGTGAATGGATAAGATGAGTGGATAATAGATAGGGTGGGTGTATATATGTATGGGTAGGATGGTGAGAGTATATACATACATGTATACGTATTATGTATTATTATCATtaaaacttattattattattatcattaccatcttataataataataattattattattttattattccgtctcaatcATAACTCGCATAAATtcaatataatattataaataattattaaatacggagtattacaatcttccccccttaaataaactttgtccccgaagtttcaCCTCACTCTTCCCTTTCCGACTATTCCCTCAAATCTCTCTTCCTAAAGTTCGGTGTTCAACTCTCACTGATTCCTCACATTCCGTACTTCCTTTTTTCTAAACTTTAGAATTGTTAAATACATTcctcctaaaagagaacttcgtccccaagTTCAACTATCAACCTCAAAATACAATCTCATACACCCATTCCTAAGTTCAATAAATGactatgttccaggttcaacactctctcctACTTATtgaaaatccataaataaatcaGATATGGTACTAATGCCATTGATATAACCCTACTCTACGACCCTCCCAGACGTCAAGGTACAAGGTCCAGCCCACGGTTCGAAACCCTAATCCCATAACAACtcccaactcaattggttctaagtctACGCATCAATCTCGGGGTACAACTCGATTATTACTACACACATATATATCACATCTAATCTCATACATGCACATGTATGCAAATCAGTCATGAACATGCGGACTCTATAAAACAACCAAATGATGCAATGTCACTCGTCATGTGACTTAACCATGCTCAACATTATCAATTATCCGGATACCATGTcacgcatatatatatatatatatatatatatatatatatatatatatatatatatatatatatatatatatcgtaaACAACAATCCTACTCCAAGTGTTTTTAAAATGCCATGTTATAAAATATCCATCATACACATTTATACTACTCATTGTCTTTTACCatcacattccccattctccacatgcattcatccaccaattcacacaACACATTTCTATATAGATATACAACACATAAGGTAAACACATAATGATGCAATGTCACTCGTCATGTGACTTAACCATGCTCAACATTATCAATTATCCGGATACCATGCcacgcatatatatatatatatatatatatatatatatatatatatatatatatatatatatatatatatatatatatatatatatatatatataccgtgtcaaatccaccacatgatcacacatgagTTTCCATATACGTTCCCATTCATTATCAACACTTCCGCTCAAACAaaagaccacaatcacaatcatgtaAACAACCGCTATGCGACACATAACTTTCATATTTCATCTTACTTGTACACAACAAATCATTCACGTCGATTAATACACATCAAACAAGATTATCTTATTATTTCTATCATCAATCCACTCATGTCGAATCAATAATTTCCATTCACTTGTAGAATGACACACCatataatcaaacgtaaacaattcacaaagATCACTCATGTAAGGCCAACATGGTCATCCAAGAACAAGTCAACCAAAATAACCGCGAAATAAGGGTACAtgctcaatatttggtcaaatatcaacaaaaGAAGGGTAAAAAAAGTCCAgtcggtcgagtgtaggaggccacATGGCCGAGTAGgcaaccactcggtcgagtgccataTGGGGAAGAATGTTTTCATTTTCAACTCGTTCCCAAACTTCCTATTTAATCACATAAATGCTAATTGACTCCGATGATGACTAACATACCATTAAATAGCCGAATTTAAGCATAACTCTTGGCCCTATGGCCATCATCATTACACAATTAAGATAAAACATCTAAGACATactaccgacacaacatactaTTTCCTGGACACGACCTTGTTAGTTTAAGACCCTCATTAGACACTTCTAATGACATAAAATTACTAGTTACTTTTATAAAACGTGGTCTTaatacatgcatgcaaataaaaataagATTAAGGAAAGAAAAAATTCCTCACTATACAAATTTGGCAAGATGGGCACAACAAGAGAACTCCTTTCTctagttgttcttgagctaaagtTGATTGATGATCCTCGTAACCAAAtatctgttggagtatgtgtcctcaacaatagtacgatcacatgtttaaatctattattaagaatacgtagggcatgattcattatatagtcaactgatcatcattaatcggtaatgattggctaactagagtttgacattactatcgtttgacggtggtggtcagttgatctcttaaggtcacacctaaaggacaattccgtTAATggacaaattaattaattgtatgatgatacaagttaatcaattccttaaaattgaacaatttacttgtgagagagaatattgatatcttattgtaatggaattaaataagatttattttagtaataaaaatactttattactaaaattgtttattgtttgtgaaacaattgagataagaatgaatggttgattataattacaagatgttgtgaattataattaaatgacccattttatttatgtgatcaagtatcactagtcaatttgttgtatgtaatttacttaatttataaaatgatatttatgtgataaatatgcattaaattaattaacaacatataacatactacatgtgacatattgtgtgacaaatgacaaattgacaaaataaaatggtagtccattttatgtgatatggaccaaatggagggagtagtagtggtgtgaggatgatattattttatgagataaaatgcaCATCATCATAGCTATTTGcttactagccttacacctactctaaTTGTCTTACACATctatgtcttgtgaagacaaaaagcaaaagacAATATGCTCCTCTTGGCCTCTTCCTACCCGGCTCCATGCTCCTCTATATGAGCATTTTAGttctcatttttattcattcacaTCTACATGCAAAAGCTTTGCTCCttattctctctagttttctctaaaCAAATTTTTAGAAATACAAGTAATTGTTCATcaattctaatatcaaaataagatTAATAgtatagtaataataacaatattagaatacattttaaggaacaataatacactaatctagttaattagtttattatttttaagggataagtcttgggtgcaatcaaaggagaatctctgcattgggatttttggaggatcatccaacattttaagctcaagaacaaataaggaaggtgaccttatttgtgcccataatttcgaacccatatacaatgtaagagacattgtttttcttataaatctcttattttgttatgcatgcactagatctaaagaaaaaataattaagaaattaattatttcactattagaggagtctaataataggtatatgaacttaacaagtggtatcagagcataggatgttgcatgcataatcggttattgtttttccgagttaaaatgttaacatataaaactaaaaatttatgatttataagagtaagtcacgaaaccatgatgcatgttatatattctggtcctaaaatatttatAGGTCATtgttatgatttatggtaatttattgttcatttttatgatttttagtgaaataattacatttttatgagtaaattgaacttttattcactaaaataagttaaccttcactaatggctgtgattttttagtatgacctaacatgaatattttatgtattgtatgtaaaattttatattaatgtgattaatattcatgatttatgatttttatgtgataaaatggcataaatgaaggttaaatgactaaaaatggttaaacttactctctgaccttgaaaattttatatgacctcacatgtatattgtaaaatctgtgtgtaaaatttcgtattaatttgattaatattgcatgttttatgatctttatgagataaaaatggattaaaagaggtaaaatggttaaaaatagttaaacttcgaaccaggccatgaaactttaatatgttgtcacatatatgatttacacaatgtatgtaaatttttagatgaattgatttcattttgcatgatttatgaatttttagtgtaaaaatggcataaatagtgactattttagcataaatagctaaaatgatttacatggcatgagaaaactattttaggttgaataaatatcccacttatcagatcaaaagttgtaaaattgattggattaatttttggatactttagatgttttatgagataaaaccgataaattgcaattatattttctcaaaaataattcaaaaactttaaccattatttttgacattatgagtatcatggaattattccagaatgtttaaaaatttaaaattcaaattttgaaattattgtaatttaatttggatttatttcttaaatgttatgattttaaggtaaaaaatgagcataagattaaatcaagttgaattattgtcaaaaattgagtgatgactaatttttgagtcctaagagtgttaggataattaacttgagcttaaatgtgatttaagtgttaatttgtgattttaagaagttatgatcacgcatttccataaaaccgggttatataaacgatacaagttaaatagggcgatttggcacataatttggcatgatagacacattttataatgctgcatatttcaattgttgaatgtttttatttatataattttgaattatgtaattttatcttagtatggccttagttttaatcgatattacccgtaatgaaagggaatattgattcggttgtaatttaatgtgatctcgtataacttttatttttaatagtttttccattttccaaatgtataataggaatagctttgtatttttattattatttgtaatcatggagtttcttcaagacggtgccattcggaaaggtgttccgacgaagacggtattcttggaaggcgtgccatttgatgattcaagggaccaaaggagttggtttccgaatatgtaatagattatttgattttctattttaggaaggccatactaggaattttattattgctttgcatttcttttaatatgttgcatgcattgccaaatcgccataacaacacatgcatatcctatcgagtcatcgaccgtgtcaattaaaattatcgtagttcactgctttagttaacttaaaacgtgatagataataaattgacaagacctctcactaaataaaaattgagaattagccttaccaaatagtagaaaccatgagtcccaatttcatgaagaagtaggctcggctcaccggggtactaaacttgttacgttgagtaagtgggtaataaaatgttattacatcgaaatttggattgagctcaacggaagtattcgtgaccgtagtcgcatgtgttccgggctaaagatacatattagagtaatttttatcgaccgagagttctagtagtagaatcgattaagagttaatccgccgagttatattgataagggataaattggctcaccgtgcccgaattaatatgaatttggatctcagaatcatttataatagttgggtagaggtcactatataaatgcaatacttgtttacaagtattattaaaacgatagatgttaattatttccttcatttccgtttttgtagttatttatttgcaatggattcatctaataatcTTACACTGATCAtaattaattcatggctccaaacATTCAAACAAAAATGCTCCTTGTATGATAATGACCCGATTAGAGAactacgcattggcattggtgaggatggaaatctttgctatttTACCACTTCTACACCTCCGACTCCCATACTCATGCCCACCACATCCTTGGTAAGGGAATCATATGAGGAtaatctcacaaattccaaggTATCCTTCTTTGATGAAGCAAGGAGAAacatcaaattgagtgggagttctagcaagagtgtccttgcaaccgAAAGGGGTAAtagtattaataaaggaaaggtaaagaagggtaagaaacccaaatccaattgtgaattggaagtttataagtgagactaccacaaccaaaaccaagaagggtgcccaatcctaccatgaatttcattattgtaatgtcttgggccattggaagcgtaattgccccaagtatttggaagatatcaatgttggacttatcactccaagtgggacttggaaatatggaaaggctaaacaagggtgatgtagatcaccgacaaggaaatggagctagggtagccgccacttcaagagggattTATGTACTTATTTTTGCTAACATCTTGGGATAGTCATCTCCCTAAGGCTCATATGAGTGGAAATTGGAGAACTATCTGCAAAGTTAAAGAGACTCTCAAAACTGGGTATAACAATGGTATTTGGCTTGCTGATATAAAGGGGTATCCTGTGTCCTCGGGTTACAATTGGCTTAGGCACAAGGAACAAAAGGTTGGATGGGCTAAACTGGTGTGGTCCAAGTGGGCAGTTCCTAAACATCAGTTTGTGTGCTGGTTGTTACTCAGGAATGCTCTAAATGTGAAGGAGAGACTGTATAAGCATGGCATCTCTTCTAATGATTTATGCTGCATCTGTAATAATGAACATGAAACCATTGGTCATCTGTTTCTTTCCTGCAGCTATACCAGGGAGGTGATGCAAGGTGTCTGTGACTGGTTATGTGTTCCTCGTCCCTGTGGTAATGGCATAATTTGGGTTGGCAGACGGAATTGGACTCCCATGAAGAAGAACATTTGCTTGAGTGCTATCATGGCTGTGTACTATTTGATATGGCAGCAAAGGAATCAAGCAAGattagaaggacatttgcagagGCCTTATGTAGTGGTTCAACAAGTTCAGAGTAGTGTAAGGCAAAAATTGATGAAGTGTAATGAAATTTGTAAGCCTAGTGACAAAATTTGGATTGCCTGCTTGTAGGTATATCCATTAATTATTTAGCTTGTAATAGTTTGATTGCGCTTAATGAGAACtaacattctaccaaaaaaaaacattattaccatttctatgttagacatagaaggatTGTTCTTTTGCAATCAAaaacaattgttctaattttgttgaatatgacttggctgtgagccaagccacttctatcaatggtattcaggttttagacacttccaactcaactaaagatatccataacatacaatccaaaagactcatatcAAGTGATTCAAATTATTTGTACATTTGGCCTTTTTacgattaggttacataaatgagaaacgcatttaaAGGCTAGTGTTgactagatttattgaaccatttgatttttc is a genomic window containing:
- the LOC141629631 gene encoding uncharacterized protein LOC141629631, which encodes MSGNWRTICKVKETLKTGYNNGIWLADIKGYPVSSGYNWLRHKEQKVGWAKLVWSKWAVPKHQFVCWLLLRNALNVKERLYKHGISSNDLCCICNNEHETIGHLFLSCSYTREVMQGVCDWLCVPRPCGNGIIWVGRRNWTPMKKNICLSAIMAVYYLIWQQRNQARLEGHLQRPYVVVQQVQSSVRQKLMKCNEICKPSDKIWIACL